The following coding sequences lie in one Arachis ipaensis cultivar K30076 chromosome B05, Araip1.1, whole genome shotgun sequence genomic window:
- the LOC107640626 gene encoding uncharacterized protein LOC107640626: MLNFDNQAAGERRLLQLNELEEFRTQAYKNAKIYKEKTKKWHGQKLARREFVKGQKVLLYNSRLKFFPGKLKSRWSGPFTIIKDSPYGHVKLMDDKTQRTFTVNGHRLKHYLGDSLDEQRVNYNLS; encoded by the coding sequence atgttgAACTTTGATAATCAAGCTGCAGGAGAAAGAAGATTGCTGCAGCTCAATGAGTTAGAAGAATTTAGAACTCAAGCTTATAagaatgccaagatttataaagagaaAACAAAGAAATGGCATGGTCAAAAGCTGGCAAGAAGAGAGTTTGTAAAAGGTCAAAAGGTGTTGTtatacaactcaagactcaaatttTTCCCAGGGAAGCTGAAGTCAAGATGGTCTGGACCATTCACAATCATCAAGGATTCTCCTTATGGTCATGTGAAACTCATGGATGACAAAACACAGAGAACTTTCACTGTCAATGGCCACAGACTTAAGCACTACTTAGGGGACTCATTGGATGAGCAAAGAGTGAACTAtaacctcagctga